A window from Choristoneura fumiferana chromosome 22, NRCan_CFum_1, whole genome shotgun sequence encodes these proteins:
- the LOC141440165 gene encoding fatty acid synthase-like has translation MPDLNPEELRGSRTGVYVGTFNSETVEICNANVDSIQGYVLTGCQRAMFANRVSYTFDFKGPSYVVDTACSSSTYALVHAVADIRAGKCDAAIVAGACLDLLPATSLPFHRLNMLSPEGRCAAFDASGCGYVRSEAVVTVLLQRRRDCRRLYCTVRGAGTNSDGYKAQGITYPTGAIQRQLAQETFKEAHLRPQDVAYFEAHGTGTRAGDPEEVNAIAGLFCEGRTTPLLLGSVKSNMGHSEPASGLCSIAKVVVAMERGVIPGNLHYKTPAPEIPALSDGRIKVVDRNTPWQGGLVAVNSFGFGGANAHVILESQGGERPPPASYPAPRLVLASGRTEAAVVRLLKLAAAHPRDAELHALLDAVHARAIPRHTYRGYAVLNPKRNTPPVLEATEMEVTETRPVWFVFAGMGSQWSGMARTLMQLPIFAASIARLAAALRPLNFDLIYVLTEAPEVAFDNILNSAVSITAVQIALVDVLREAGVRPDGILGHSVGENAHLATTAVHESIASQRDSVTVLTTGTENRLYNFPITLV, from the exons ATGCCGGATTTAAACCCCGAAGAACTGCGCGGCTCACGAACTGGCGTCTACGTGGGCACATTCAACTCAGAAACTGTCGAGATATGCAACGCTAACGTAGACTCGATCCAAGGCTACGTACTCACTGGATGCCAACGCGCCATGTTCGCTAACCGTGTGTCCTACACCTTCGATTTTAAAGGACCATCTTACGTCGTTGACACCGCCTGCTCTAGCTCAACGTACGCATTAGTTCATGCCGTAGCTGATATCCGTGCTGGTAAATGCGATGCAGCTATTGTTGCTGGGGCCTGTCTTGATCTTTTACCAGCCACCTCGCTCCCTTTTCATCGGTTAAACATGTTGTCTCCGGAGGGTCGTTGCGCCGCGTTCGACGCGTCTGGATGCGGTTACGTGCGGTCTGAAGCTGTCGTGACTGTGTTACTGCAGAGACGGCGCGATTGCCGTCGACTGTACTGCACGGTGCGCGGTGCGGGTACGAACTCAGATGGTTACAAGGCGCAAGGCATCACGTACCCTACGGGAGCTATCCAACGTCAGCTCGCGCAAGAAACGTTCAAAGAGGCTCACTTAAGGCCACAGGATGTCGCGTACTTTGAAGCGCATGGTACTGGCACTAGAGCCGGTGATCCGGAAGAAGTCAATGCAATCGCTGGGCTGTTTTGTGAGGGTCGCACCACGCCGCTCTTGCTAGGCTCTGTCAAGTCTAACATGGGGCACTCAGAGCCGGCGTCAGGCCTTTGCTCAATCGCGAAGGTGGTGGTTGCGATGGAGCGTGGAGTCATCCCAGGGAACCTGCACTATAAGACGCCTGCCCCTGAAATACCCGCCCTCAGTGATGGCCGtattaaa GTGGTGGACCGCAACACGCCGTGGCAGGGAGGGCTGGTTGCCGTCAACTCCTTCGGCTTCGGCGGCGCCAATGCCCACGTCATCTTAGAGTCGCAGGGCGGCGAGCGGCCGCCACCAGCGTCCTACCCCGCGCCACGACTAGTGCTGGCTTCGGGAAGGACCGAAGCTGCAGTCGTACGGCTTCTAAAGCTAGCAGCGGCTCATCCACGGGACGCTGAGCTCCATGCTTTGTTGGATGCTGTGCATGCGAGGGCTATTCCACGACACACGTACCGTGGCTATGCAGTGTTGAATCCCAAGCGCAATACCCCGCCTGTGTTGGAAGCAACTgag ATGGAGGTGACAGAGACGCGACCAGTTTGGTTCGTCTTCGCTGGCATGGGCTCACAATGGTCTGGAATGGCGCGAACCTTGATGCAGTTGCCGATCTTTGCGGCTAGTATAGCACGCTTGGCAGCAGCGCTACGGCCACTAAACTTTGACTTAATATACGTGCTGACGGAAGCTCCTGAAGTCGCCTTTGACAATATCCTCAACTCGGCGGTATCAATCACGGCCGTCCAAATTGCGTTGGTGGACGTGTTGAGAGAAGCAGGCGTGCGCCCTGACGGGATCCTGGGCCATTCGGTCGGAGAAAATG CACACTTAGCGACGACCGCCGTGCACGAGAGCATAGCGTCACAACGAGACAGCGTCACGGTGCTTACAACTGGAACAGAAAACAGACTTTACAACTTCCCTATAACATTAGTATAA
- the LOC141440126 gene encoding uncharacterized protein, with protein MAAFQFSLLVTAQELGISIKKIPEKCTDKQNEFTSMDHPQPSTSRLHQYASVYDSDDSVKDVTWQPPNPPAKRCYVSDSDDSDVESNEPVESVSNAWSEEELEKVRQHILSFPQYESHYARNKTTKKFLPSHLSLDKMYSLYCENVLEQDRICKTIYSKIFGSLNLSFKPPKVDTCTKCDRLQAEIQYSLKPEEKADLEKKLNDHQEQATKAYDQKRNDKILSENDESLIVLSFDLQQCLPTPLLSSGMAFYKRSLWTFNLTIHNCKEKKATCYMWHECSGKRGGNEIASCLYDYIKKLPLTVTKIILYSDTCGGQNKNSFVSAMFITIMKECDHIQSIDHKFLVPGHTHMECDYDHSVIEKAKKKVLTLHLPRDYYQMVRSAGKRGQFTVKEMRYGRARELNYLLTNISNKPIPISVEKKKDLLALLPFIDSECHDFYKNLPTAETERG; from the exons ATGGCTGCCTTCCAATtc AGTTTGCTGGTCACCGCTCAAGAATTAGGTATAAGCATCAAAAAGATTCCTGAAAAATGCACGGATAAGCAAAACgagtttacgtctatg gaCCATCCACAACCATCAACATCTAGATTGCATCAATATGCAAGTGTTTATGATAGCGACGACAGTGTTAAAGACGTTACTTGGCAGCCACCAAACCCACCAGCTAAAAGATGTTATGTATCAGATTCTGACGATAGCGACGTAGAATCGAATGAACCGGTAGAATCAGTATCTAACGCC TGGTCAGAAGAAGAACTTGAAAAGGTCCGTCAACATATTTTGTCATTTCCACAATACGAAAGCCACTACGCTCGTAACAAGACGACGAAAAAGTTTTTACCAAGTCATCTCAGCCTAGATAAGATGTATTCACTATATTGTGAAAATGTTTTAGAACAGGACCGTATTTGTAAAACGATTTACTCAAAAATATTTGGAAGCCTGAATCTATCTTTTAAGCCCCCAAAAGTGGATACCTGCACAAAATGTGACAGGTTACAAGCCGAAATTCAATATTCTTTAAAACCCGAAGAAAAAGCAGACCTTGAGAAGAAACTCAATGATCACCAAGAGCAGGCTACAAAGGCATACGATCAAAAAAGAAATGATAAGATATTATCTGAAAATGACGAATCATTAATAGTTTTATCTTTTGATCTTCAGCAATGTCTGCCAACACCTTTGTTGTCTTCTGGTATGGCATTTTATAAAAGAAGTCTTTGGACCTTTAACTTAACCATACATAACTGCAAAGAAAAGAAGGCAACGTGCTACATGTGGCACGAATGCTCAGGCAAGCGTGGTGGAAACGAAATTGCCTCATGTCTGTAtgattatattaaaaaacttCCCCTAACTGTTACTAAAATTATACTGTACTCAGACACTTGCGGAGGACAAAACAAAAACTCTTTCGTAAGTGCTATGTTTATAACAATTATGAAAGAATGTGATCATATTCAATCGATTGATCACAAATTTCTAGTGCCTGGTCATACGCATATGGAGTGCGACTATGATCACTCTGTTATCGAAAAagccaaaaaaaaagtactaacTTTACATCTACCAAGAGATTATTACCAGATGGTAAGGTCTGCAGGCAAAAGAGGACAATTTACTGTAAAAGAAATG AGATACGGAAGAGCAAGAGAATTAAACTATTTGCTAACAAATATATCGAACAAGCCTATCCCCATAAGCGTGGAGAAAAAGAAGGATCTTCTGGCTCTTCTGCCATTCATTGACAGCGAATGCCATGACTTCTATAAAAACCTGCCGACTGCCGAAACTGAAAGGGGCTGA